One Loxodonta africana isolate mLoxAfr1 chromosome 15, mLoxAfr1.hap2, whole genome shotgun sequence genomic window carries:
- the LOC100666957 gene encoding olfactory receptor 10G9-like, with protein sequence MSNLSLVTTFILMGIPHAPALDTTLFEIFLVIYALTVVGNLLILLVIRVDSNLHTPMYYFLANLSFIDMWFSTVTVPKMLMTFVSPRGRAISFHSCVAQLYSSHFLGSTECFLYTVMSYDRYLAISYPLRYSSMMNGRTCALLASSTWLSGSLHSAVQTILTFRLPYCGPNQIRHYFCDAPPILKLACADTSVNEIVIFIDIGVMASGCFLLIALSYVSIVCSILKIRTSEGRRRAFQTCTSHCIVVLCFFGPGLFIYLRPGSKNTVDGVVAVFYTVLTPLLNPVVYTLRNKEVRRALFKLRDKTLSQSK encoded by the coding sequence ATGTCAAATTTGAGCCTGGTGACAACGTTCATCCTCATGGGCATTCCCCATGCACCAGCCCTGGACACCACcctctttgaaatctttttaGTGATTTATGCACTCACTGTGGTGGGCAATCTCCTCATTCTGCTGGTAATCagggtggattccaacctccacacccccatgtactactTTCTGGCCAACCTGTCCTTCATTGACATGTGGTTCTCTACTGTCACTGTGCCCAAAATGTTGATGACCTTCGTCTCCCCAAGGGGCAGGGCCATCTCCTTTCACAGCTGTGTGGCCCAGCTCTATTCCTCCCACTTCCTGGGCAGCACTGAGTGTTTCCTCTATACAGTCATGTCCTATGATCGCTACCTGGCCATCAGTTACCCACTCAGGTACTCCAGCATGATGAATGGGAGAACATGTGCCCTCCTGGCTTCTAGCACTTGGCTCAGTGGCTCTCTGCACTCTGCTGTCCAGACCATATTGACATTTCGTTTGCCCTACTGTGGGCCCAACCAGATCCGACACTACTTCTGTGATGCGCCGCCCATCCTCAAACTTGCCTGTGCAGACACCTCTGTTAATGAAATAGTGATCTTCATCGACATTGGGGTAATGGCCTCGGGCTGCTTCCTCCTGATAGCGCTGTCCTACGTGTCCATTGTCTGCTCCATTCTGAAGATTCGCACCTCGGAAGGGAGACGCAGAGCCTTCCAGACTTGTACCTCCCACTGCATTGTGGTCCTCTGTTTCTTTGGCCCTGGTCTTTTCATTTATCTGAGGCCAGGCTCCAAGAATACTGTGGATGGGGTTGTGGCAGTTTTCTACACTGTACTGACACCCCTTCTGAACCCTGTAGTGTATACCCTGAGGAacaaggaagtgaggagagctctTTTTAAGCTTAGAGATAAAACACTTTCTCAGAGCAAATAA
- the LOC100669220 gene encoding olfactory receptor 10G6, whose product MQSGNQSSVSHFILVGLHHPPQLGIPLFLAFLVIYILTMSGNGLIIFTVLVDIRLHRPMYWFLCHLSFLDMTISSAIVPKMLSGFLLDSRVISFGGCVIQLFSFHFLGCTECFLYTLMAYDRFLAICKPLHYATIMTRSVCTYLAFGTWLGGTLHSLFQTSFIFQLPFCGPNQVDYFFCDIPAMLHLVCIDTTVNELVTFVDIGFLVLTCFVLILTSYGYIVAAILKIHSANGRRNAFSTCTAHLTVVIVYYVPCSFIYLRPGSEEPLDGVVAVFYTVFAPLLNPIIYTLRNKEMKAALGRLRGCKDIQPH is encoded by the coding sequence ATGCAAAGTGGAAATCAGTCTTCTGTGTCGCACTTCATTTTGGTGGGCCTGCACCACCCACCACAGCTGGGTATACCACTCTTCCTGGCTTTCCTTGTCATCTACATCCTCACTATGTCAGGCAATGGGCTCATCATCTTCACGGTCTTGGTGGACATCCGGCTCCACCGTCCCATGTACTGGTTCCTATGTCACCTTTCCTTCCTAGACATGACCATTTCCTCTGCCATTGTCCCCAAGATGCTGTCTGGCTTTCTTTTGGATAGTAGGGTTATCTCCTTTGGGGGTTGTGTAATTCAActgttttccttccatttcctGGGCTGCACTGAATGCTTCCTTTACACACTCATGGCTTATGACCGTTTTTTGGCCATCTGTAAGCCTTTACACTATGCCACAATCATGACCCGCAGTGTCTGTACCTACCTGGCTTTTGGCACCTGGTTAGGAGGCACCCTCCACTCACTCTTCCAAACAAGCTTCATATTCCAGCTGCCCTTCTGTGGCCCAAACCAGGTAGACTACTTCTTCTGTGACATTCCTGCCATGCTGCACCTGGTCTGTATTGACACCACCGTCAATGAGCTGGTCACCTTTGTGGACATTGGCTTCCTGGTTCTCACCTGCTTTGTGCTTATCCTCACTTCCTATGGCTACATAGTTGCTGCCATCTTgaaaatccattctgccaatgGCCGCCGCAATGCCTTCTCCACCTGTACTGCCCACCTCACTGTTGTCATTGTTTACTACGTTCCCTGCTCCTTCATTTATCTGCGGCCTGGCTCAGAGGAACCCCTGGATGGGGTGGTAGCTGTGTTCTACACTGTCTTTGCTCCCTTACTTAACCCCATCATCTACACACTCCGCAATAAAGAGATGAAGGCAGCACTGGGGAGACTGAGAGGCTGCAAGGACATCCAGCCTCACTGA